A stretch of Lactuca sativa cultivar Salinas chromosome 6, Lsat_Salinas_v11, whole genome shotgun sequence DNA encodes these proteins:
- the LOC111890112 gene encoding flavonoid 3',5'-hydroxylase 2, whose translation MAQLNNLGSWWWEAMSSNKHELTLAISTLILTGLWYIWKFSMSSNGGPPLPPGPRSLPIVGYLPFLGRDLHKQFANMSHSYGPIFKFHIGGRLHVVINTPDLAKVVVREKDEIFANRNPSIAALAISYGGQDIVWSDNNSDWRNLRKIFVHEVLSNKNLEASSCFRRDEVRKTIKNVFSKIRTSINISEIAFSTEASVLTSMVWGNTSAQKIKGSNFGSELQMISSNIVELMGQANVSDIFPSLAWLDLQGVERKVKRELHQLDQIFTRIIDDRIESNSKKSKEAVGHEGKKDLLQILLELMDQKDAVSINLTQLKALIQNIMVAGTETTTTLIEWAMAEIMQNHNIMKRVQEELEEIVGLDNIVEESHLPKLQYLDATIKETFRLHPVVPLILPRSPSQDCMVSGYTIPKGCTVFLNVWAIHRDPRYWDNPLEFNPERFLANKCDFIGSNLNFFPFGSGRRSCPGVPLAEKMQMFILASLLHSFEWKLPEGEVHDLSEKFGITLKKREPLIAVPSPRLPNESLYM comes from the exons ATGGCACAGCTAAACAACCTGGGGTCATGGTGGTGGGAAGCGATGAGCAGCAACAAACACGAGCTTACTCTGGCCATTTCAACATTAATCTTGACTGGTTTGTGGTACATATGGAAATTTTCAATGTCCTCCAATGGTGGGCCACCATTGCCACCAGGTCCGCGTTCCTTGCCAATTGTAGGCTACCTTCCCTTTCTTGGGCGTGATCTACACAAACAGTTCGCCAACATGTCTCACAGTTATGGTCCCATTTTCAAGTTCCACATCGGAGGCAGACTCCATGTAGTGATAAACACCCCTGACTTAGCAAAGGTAGTGGTTCGTGAGAAAGATGAGATCTTTGCGAACCGTAATCCATCAATAGCTGCCTTAGCCATCTCTTACGGGGGACAAGATATTGTATGGTCAGACAACAATTCAGATTGGCGCAACCTTCGTAAGATATTTGTCCATGAGGTTCTAAGCAACAAGAATCTTGAAGCATCCAGCTGTTTCCGAAGAGATGAAGTGAGGAAAACTATAAAAAATGTTTTTAGTAAAATCAGGACATCAATCAACATTAGTGAGATTGCTTTCTCCACAGAGGCTAGCGTTCTAACGAGCATGGTTTGGGGAAACACTTCAGCCCAAAAGATAAAAGGTAGCAATTTTGGATCAGAGTTGCAGATGATTTCGTCGAATATTGTTGAGCTCATGGGACAGGCGAATGTTTCTGATATATTCCCAAGTCTTGCATGGCTTGATCTACAAGGGGTGGAGCGAAAGGTGAAGAGAGAACTTCATCAGTTGGATCAAATTTTTACAAGAATTATTGACGATCGAATAGAATCTAACTCTAAAAAATCAAAGGAGGCGGTTGGGCATGAAGGAAAGAAAGATCTTTTACAGATCTTACTGGAGCTCATGGACCAAAAAGATGCTGTATCAATTAATCTCACCCAACTGAAGGCACTTATCCAG AACATTATGGTTGCAGGAACAGAAACAACGACAACGCTGATAGAATGGGCAATGGCAGAGATAATGcaaaatcataacataatgaaaagggttcaagaagaattagaagaaattGTAGGACTTGACAACATTGTCGAAGAATCTCATCTCCCAAAACTACAATACCTAGATGCAACTATTAAGGAAACATTCAGGTTGCACCCAGTAGTCCCTCTCATACTCCCACGATCACCAAGCCAGGATTGCATGGTAAGCGGATACACCATTCCAAAGGGTTGTACAGTGTTTCTTAATGTTTGGGCCATCCATCGGGATCCTCGGTATTGGGACAATCCATTGGAATTTAACCCAGAGAGGTTCTTGGCAAACAAATGTGATTTCATAGGAAGCAATTTAAACTTTTTCCCATTTGGATCAGGAAGAAGAtcgtgtccaggtgttccattaGCCGAGAAAATGCAGATGTTTATCTTGGCATCGCTCTTACATTCATTTGAATGGAAACTGCCAGAGGGTGAAGTGCATGATCTGTCTGAAAAATTTGGAATTACACTAAAGAAAAGAGAACCACTCATAGCTGTCCCGTCGCCAAGGTTACCAAATGAGAGCCTTTATATGTGA